Proteins from a single region of Rhipicephalus sanguineus isolate Rsan-2018 chromosome 5, BIME_Rsan_1.4, whole genome shotgun sequence:
- the LOC119395048 gene encoding 40S ribosomal protein S12-like gives MIYYRYYNGHQEVLKMALIHDGLARGLHEAAKALDKRQAHLCVLANNCDEASYMKLVEALCAEHQINLIKVDSNKKLGEWAGLCKSDKEGKARKVVGCSCVVVKDYGEETQAHDVLTDYFQSNRG, from the exons ATGATATACTACAGGTATTACAATGG CCACCAAGAGGTGCTCAAGATGGCCCTGATTCACGACGGTCTTGCTCGAGGCCTCCACGAAGCAGCTAAGGCCCTCGACAAGCGCCAGGCCCACTTGTGCGTCCTCGCCAACAACTGCGACGAAGCCAGCTATATGAAGCTCGTGGAAGCCCTGTGCGCCGAACACCAAATCAACCTCATCAAGGTCGACAGCAACAAGAAGCTTGGCGAGTGGGCCGGCCTGTGCAAGAGCGACAAGGAGGGCAAGGCGAGGAAAGTGGTCGGCTGCAGTTGTGTGGTGGTCAAGGACTACGGCGAGGAGACGCAGGCACACGACGTCCTCACGGACTACTTCCAGTCTAATAGGGGATAA